In Leuconostoc kimchii IMSNU 11154, one genomic interval encodes:
- a CDS encoding response regulator transcription factor, whose amino-acid sequence MQKIFIVEDDVSIVNNLKNILSSEFSVASTLNFRAVVQEITDFHADLVLMDITLPYFNGFYWTTELRKASKVPIIFISSANDDMNQVMALSMGADDFVAKPFNLIVLKAKVQALLRRSYHFSASELLFAGYRLIDNELISTDAKVDLTTTETKILQTLFEYGTTVVPKDVLLAKLWENDEFIDANTLHVNMARLRKKVAVINFDKIHTVRGVGYVLG is encoded by the coding sequence ATGCAGAAAATATTTATTGTTGAAGACGACGTCAGTATTGTTAACAATTTAAAAAATATATTATCATCAGAATTCAGCGTTGCGTCAACGCTGAATTTTCGTGCTGTTGTGCAAGAAATAACTGATTTTCATGCTGATTTGGTGTTGATGGATATCACGCTACCCTATTTTAATGGGTTTTATTGGACAACCGAATTACGAAAGGCAAGTAAAGTACCCATTATTTTTATTTCAAGTGCTAATGATGACATGAATCAGGTGATGGCGCTCAGTATGGGGGCAGACGATTTTGTTGCTAAGCCATTTAATCTGATTGTTTTAAAGGCAAAAGTGCAAGCACTATTACGTCGGAGTTATCATTTTAGTGCATCAGAATTGCTGTTTGCGGGGTATCGTTTAATAGATAATGAGTTGATTAGCACGGATGCTAAGGTCGATTTAACGACTACGGAAACTAAAATATTACAAACGTTGTTTGAATATGGGACAACAGTTGTACCTAAAGACGTCTTGTTGGCAAAGCTGTGGGAAAATGATGAGTTCATTGATGCGAATACACTGCATGTTAATATGGCACGGTTGAGAAAAAAAGTAGCGGTCATTAATTTTGATAAAATTCACACAGTACGAGGGGTTGGCTATGTATTGGGGTAA
- a CDS encoding sensor histidine kinase, which translates to MYWGNYLKRQLGLWLTVIVGMSLFLCTFFLWQLPMISLLNASLLFLLMLLVYATIDYQKFRHEQRYIADLEIENEQTRTKLAKQMQRDQAFMDMMRVWTHQMKVPLASLDLIAQTRLPELQKQTFELENYLTILLEYLRVQNIATDFRFEVVNIRELVNQVVKKYARQFIHKNLNVTIVGNAMIKTDAKWLTVAVEQIINNAVKYTESGGLRIDITDQQLRMTDSGIGILASDLPRLFSHGFTGYNGRLDKKSSGLGLYLSKLVLDKLSCDITVTSKIDVGTTVTISFLTQR; encoded by the coding sequence ATGTATTGGGGTAATTATTTAAAACGGCAATTGGGGTTGTGGTTGACGGTCATTGTGGGGATGAGTCTATTTTTGTGTACTTTTTTCTTATGGCAGTTACCAATGATATCACTACTCAATGCGAGTTTACTGTTCTTGCTAATGCTTCTCGTTTATGCAACGATTGATTATCAAAAATTTCGGCACGAGCAAAGATATATCGCTGATTTAGAGATAGAAAACGAGCAAACTCGTACAAAATTGGCAAAACAAATGCAGCGAGATCAAGCATTTATGGATATGATGCGTGTATGGACACATCAAATGAAAGTACCATTAGCTAGTTTAGATTTGATCGCGCAAACGCGGTTACCTGAACTACAAAAGCAAACATTTGAACTAGAAAATTATTTGACTATTTTGCTTGAATATCTTCGCGTTCAAAATATAGCCACTGATTTCCGCTTTGAGGTTGTTAATATTCGTGAGTTAGTTAATCAGGTGGTCAAAAAATATGCCAGGCAATTTATTCATAAAAACTTAAATGTTACAATTGTTGGTAACGCAATGATTAAAACGGATGCTAAATGGCTAACGGTAGCTGTTGAACAGATTATTAATAATGCGGTGAAGTACACGGAGTCAGGTGGCTTAAGAATTGACATAACGGATCAACAGTTACGCATGACAGATAGCGGGATTGGTATATTAGCTTCAGATTTACCACGGCTATTTTCACACGGTTTCACTGGTTACAATGGTCGACTAGATAAAAAGTCGAGTGGTTTGGGGTTATACCTATCAAAATTAGTGTTGGATAAATTATCATGTGACATTACAGTGACGTCAAAGATTGACGTTGGCACGACAGTCACCATTAGCTTTTTAACCCAAAGATAG